Proteins encoded together in one Shewanella oneidensis MR-1 window:
- a CDS encoding phage tail tube protein encodes MGQILGEVVIRANSKQLKTKKGSTLNPGGYTRTPHVGPGRVWGQSNEYTVPTIAVVIAADEDVDVIDINNITNATLTWEGDNGVDYMMTDAAPQAPFTVSDSGDITGTFQGNKVERI; translated from the coding sequence ATGGGACAAATCCTAGGTGAAGTGGTTATTCGTGCCAACAGCAAACAGCTTAAAACGAAAAAAGGCTCTACGTTAAACCCAGGTGGTTACACTCGCACCCCACATGTTGGCCCTGGTCGTGTGTGGGGCCAGTCTAACGAGTACACAGTGCCAACCATTGCGGTAGTGATTGCGGCTGATGAAGATGTTGATGTTATCGATATCAACAACATCACCAACGCAACCCTAACGTGGGAGGGCGATAACGGTGTGGACTACATGATGACAGATGCAGCCCCACAGGCACCTTTTACGGTTAGCGATAGCGGTGATATTACAGGCACGTTCCAAGGTAACAAGGTCGAGCGTATCTAA
- a CDS encoding DUF2635 domain-containing protein — MLILIKPAKAAVPVRKPNGEYLKADGEKVERSSFWVRRLNDGDVVELKKAKAGA, encoded by the coding sequence ATGTTGATTTTAATTAAACCCGCAAAAGCTGCGGTACCAGTACGCAAGCCGAACGGCGAATACCTAAAAGCCGATGGCGAAAAGGTTGAGCGTTCATCATTTTGGGTACGTCGCTTAAACGATGGCGATGTAGTCGAACTTAAAAAAGCGAAAGCAGGAGCGTAA
- a CDS encoding YmfQ family protein: MGHSVAQWTNALLAQMPRGVLWQRATSLDLYKYAQGYAPRLERAEQSADILLLEMRPETTLQLLDDWEEYLGLPECAAEPVSNIEYRRYAVIEKYHRKGGLQAWNIQKLATDLGFTVEVDEAFPHHCLRSCTYPLWPPQYRYILRVTVYGIPGAYMTCLDDVLTPLLTSDARVLECTLNRYKVGGLYYEFYYAV, encoded by the coding sequence ATGGGGCACTCCGTAGCACAGTGGACTAACGCCTTATTAGCGCAAATGCCACGCGGGGTATTGTGGCAGCGCGCAACCTCGCTCGACTTATATAAGTACGCCCAAGGCTATGCCCCACGGCTAGAACGCGCCGAGCAAAGCGCCGATATTTTGCTGTTAGAGATGCGCCCTGAAACTACCTTGCAGCTATTGGATGATTGGGAAGAGTACTTAGGCTTACCTGAGTGCGCGGCCGAGCCAGTATCGAATATTGAGTACCGCCGCTATGCCGTAATTGAGAAGTATCACCGTAAAGGTGGTCTGCAAGCGTGGAACATCCAAAAGCTTGCCACTGACTTAGGTTTTACTGTTGAAGTGGATGAGGCGTTTCCTCACCACTGTTTAAGATCCTGCACATATCCACTATGGCCACCGCAATATCGTTACATCTTAAGAGTGACGGTTTACGGCATCCCAGGTGCTTATATGACCTGTTTGGATGATGTGTTAACGCCTTTGCTAACTTCAGATGCCAGAGTGCTCGAATGCACACTTAATCGCTACAAAGTTGGTGGGCTTTATTACGAGTTTTATTACGCCGTTTAG
- a CDS encoding phage GP46 family protein — translation MSTIFSKMLENTGVIVEGGIDGEISTLALISLFTDARADDSDTLPDNSTDLRGWPGDTFSASPWGSKLWLVYREKLTTDTRNKAVKYAQDALAWMLRDDGYGVTAKSVVVTGSIPQFQTLALHITITKPDDEVITFTVSKRWETQSAV, via the coding sequence ATGAGCACCATCTTTTCTAAGATGTTGGAAAACACAGGCGTTATTGTTGAGGGTGGAATCGATGGTGAGATTTCCACCCTTGCTTTGATATCACTGTTTACCGATGCCCGCGCCGATGACTCCGACACTTTACCCGATAATTCAACCGACCTACGCGGCTGGCCAGGTGATACTTTTTCGGCTTCGCCTTGGGGTTCTAAGTTGTGGTTGGTGTACCGCGAAAAGCTTACCACCGATACCCGCAATAAAGCCGTGAAATACGCCCAAGATGCGTTAGCGTGGATGCTACGTGATGACGGTTATGGCGTAACCGCTAAGAGCGTGGTGGTGACAGGTTCTATCCCGCAGTTTCAAACCTTGGCTTTACATATCACCATCACCAAGCCAGATGATGAAGTGATTACTTTTACTGTGTCAAAACGTTGGGAGACGCAAAGTGCCGTATAA
- a CDS encoding phage baseplate assembly protein: protein MSEEIVLKAGGKIYQGWTKIGITRSLEAMSGAFDLEMTYKFLGNDAQYKAFIEPIKQGQACTVDIGGERVITGYVDDWVPSYDESTITISVSGRDKTADLVDCSIDYPSGQFNNQTLTQIADIVCKPFGIKVIVNTDVGEPFQRIQIEQGETPHELLARLAKQRGVLLTSDTFGNLVITRASKTKAGVSLILGDNVKAARGRFSWRQRFSKFTIKAAGAAHGQWDSAGLPTVGGIKADVTDSEIGRYRPLIIVNEEVTTAEGAAKRGQWERQRSIGKSNMAEYTVTGWRIPQTGKLWNINTLVPVIDEIMGLDEEMLIASILFSEDDAGRLAVISVVRPDAMDIPAQIVKDTKLGGSTW from the coding sequence ATGAGTGAAGAGATTGTATTAAAAGCCGGTGGCAAGATTTACCAAGGTTGGACGAAGATCGGCATTACCCGCTCGCTTGAGGCGATGTCAGGCGCATTTGATTTAGAGATGACCTATAAGTTTCTAGGTAACGATGCGCAGTACAAAGCTTTTATTGAGCCGATTAAACAAGGCCAAGCTTGCACTGTGGATATTGGCGGCGAACGAGTGATCACCGGCTACGTTGATGACTGGGTACCAAGCTACGACGAGTCAACTATTACGATCAGTGTGAGTGGCCGCGATAAAACCGCCGACTTAGTTGATTGTTCTATCGACTACCCAAGCGGCCAGTTTAATAATCAAACCCTCACCCAAATTGCAGATATCGTGTGCAAACCATTCGGCATTAAGGTGATCGTTAATACCGATGTGGGTGAGCCGTTCCAACGTATTCAAATCGAGCAAGGCGAAACACCGCATGAGCTGCTCGCGCGTTTAGCTAAACAGCGTGGTGTACTGCTAACCAGCGATACCTTTGGCAATTTAGTAATCACCCGTGCCAGCAAGACTAAGGCGGGGGTATCGTTGATTTTGGGTGATAACGTAAAAGCCGCTCGCGGCCGCTTTAGTTGGCGTCAGCGCTTTAGTAAGTTCACCATTAAAGCCGCAGGTGCTGCCCATGGCCAATGGGATAGCGCCGGTTTGCCCACAGTTGGCGGCATTAAAGCCGATGTAACTGATAGCGAGATTGGCCGCTATCGCCCGTTGATTATCGTTAATGAAGAAGTGACCACCGCAGAGGGCGCTGCTAAGCGCGGCCAGTGGGAACGCCAACGCAGCATTGGCAAATCCAATATGGCCGAGTACACGGTAACAGGTTGGCGTATTCCGCAAACGGGAAAGCTTTGGAATATTAATACCCTTGTGCCGGTGATTGACGAGATTATGGGGCTGGATGAAGAAATGCTAATTGCCTCGATCCTCTTTAGTGAAGACGATGCAGGCCGCTTAGCGGTGATTAGTGTGGTACGGCCTGACGCGATGGATATCCCAGCGCAGATCGTAAAAGATACCAAGTTAGGCGGTAGCACATGGTAA
- a CDS encoding baseplate J/gp47 family protein gives MPYNVPTLRSLIESGLIDIEASLDTILPKFGIEQALNTSVSASVRDLYDYQSWIVRQIIPSNESEDQTIIDTARYEGVIQKLASSAAGPVTFAGNVVIPVDTVMTHADGRLYRVTLSNTPSGGNVVVQVEAEAAGAAGNLVAGETLTLISTVPGIQPNGISGGLIGGADLETPAKVLERLLFRKRKPPTGSSVHDYVGWCREVAGVNRAWAIDYYQGPATVGYAFVFDDRVDILPTYQDQVAMADYIYRHPDPATGDDVGRPGGIEAVYIPLTLKTTNLAITITPDNADLRDSVTASIQGYFKTLSPGSTLLLSAVRTAIGSTIGVTDYTLDLAADVTATTTELHALGAITWGTP, from the coding sequence GTGCCGTATAACGTACCAACGCTACGATCACTTATTGAAAGCGGTTTAATCGACATTGAAGCGTCGTTAGATACCATTCTGCCTAAGTTTGGTATTGAGCAGGCGCTGAATACCTCGGTAAGCGCCTCAGTGCGCGACCTATATGATTACCAAAGCTGGATAGTGCGGCAGATCATCCCATCGAATGAGTCAGAAGACCAAACCATTATTGATACTGCACGCTATGAAGGCGTGATCCAAAAGCTTGCCAGTAGCGCAGCTGGCCCCGTGACGTTCGCGGGTAATGTGGTAATCCCTGTTGATACTGTGATGACCCATGCAGATGGCCGCTTATATCGCGTAACGCTATCGAATACGCCGTCAGGCGGCAATGTGGTGGTGCAAGTTGAAGCGGAAGCAGCAGGTGCCGCAGGCAACCTTGTTGCTGGCGAAACGCTTACGCTAATTTCGACAGTGCCAGGCATTCAACCTAATGGCATTAGTGGCGGCTTAATTGGCGGTGCCGATCTCGAAACACCGGCTAAAGTACTCGAGCGTTTATTGTTCCGTAAGCGCAAACCGCCAACAGGGTCCTCTGTGCATGACTATGTGGGCTGGTGTCGTGAAGTGGCAGGCGTAAATCGCGCTTGGGCGATTGATTACTACCAAGGGCCTGCAACGGTTGGTTATGCGTTTGTTTTTGATGACCGAGTGGATATCTTGCCAACGTATCAAGACCAAGTGGCAATGGCTGATTATATCTATCGCCATCCCGACCCAGCCACAGGGGACGATGTTGGTCGCCCTGGTGGCATTGAGGCGGTATATATTCCGCTCACGCTGAAAACGACTAATCTTGCGATCACTATTACTCCTGATAATGCCGATTTACGCGATAGCGTAACCGCGAGTATTCAAGGTTATTTTAAAACCTTAAGCCCGGGTTCAACTCTATTACTAAGCGCAGTTCGCACGGCAATAGGTTCAACCATTGGTGTGACTGATTACACCTTGGATTTAGCCGCAGATGTTACCGCCACTACCACCGAGCTACACGCATTAGGAGCCATTACATGGGGCACTCCGTAG
- a CDS encoding tape measure protein: MSKKLVTDIVLNLSGNLSEKAIRYGDQIKNLGEKSKVGFGMISSSAAAASRGIDTFGNRAILGVSAGAIAFERTFIKTAAEFERYQIMLNKLQGSEANGLKAMEWIEKFTQETPYGVNEVMNSFIRLKAFGLDPMDGSLQAIADQAAMMGGTAETVDGIALALGQAWTKGKLQGEEALQLLERGVPVWDYLIKASKDLGKNNGVGYTAAQLQDMASKGLLTRDAIKSLIKEMGSASQGSSKKQMESWNGMISNMGDAWTIFKKDVMSSGAFTVLKTELGGVLKQLDEMKKTGEYDKLVEKVGKDLVEGFKTAAEAARGLRDVGRDLLPILKAIGSGASAIADAVGGYENLAKILLSVYMLNKALRIGAPLLKGAIGAGGFVFDKATGGLGGKGKGGISDLGVMPVYVVNMGAGGMGGGLPDGVDPTGTKKGASKASRIFNLQNLAALGTVGYAANMTYQNPDDWLPFNLRRKSELDPTALHGIPAAPGLLDVLDDFKRWFAGSPSPDAANVVNAMNTVGSKLALDISVSDDRIKVKPKSIPPGIVIDADTGTN, encoded by the coding sequence ATGTCTAAAAAGCTTGTTACCGATATTGTATTAAACCTATCGGGTAATTTATCTGAAAAAGCCATTCGTTACGGCGATCAAATAAAAAATCTAGGCGAAAAGAGCAAAGTCGGGTTTGGGATGATTAGCTCTTCTGCCGCCGCCGCTAGCCGTGGCATTGATACCTTTGGTAATAGAGCAATTTTAGGTGTTAGTGCTGGTGCGATAGCCTTTGAAAGAACCTTTATCAAAACAGCTGCTGAATTTGAGCGTTATCAAATCATGCTTAATAAGCTGCAAGGCTCTGAGGCCAACGGCTTAAAAGCCATGGAATGGATCGAGAAGTTTACTCAAGAAACCCCTTACGGCGTAAACGAGGTGATGAACTCGTTTATTCGTTTAAAAGCATTTGGCTTAGACCCAATGGATGGCTCGCTGCAAGCAATTGCTGACCAAGCGGCAATGATGGGCGGTACCGCTGAAACGGTTGATGGTATAGCGCTAGCATTGGGGCAAGCTTGGACAAAGGGAAAATTACAAGGTGAAGAAGCATTACAGTTATTAGAGCGCGGTGTTCCTGTTTGGGATTATTTAATTAAAGCGAGTAAAGATTTAGGTAAAAATAATGGTGTTGGATATACAGCAGCACAATTACAAGATATGGCATCTAAAGGATTACTGACTCGTGATGCTATTAAGTCGCTTATAAAAGAAATGGGTAGCGCTTCACAGGGTTCATCTAAAAAACAAATGGAATCATGGAATGGCATGATTTCAAATATGGGTGACGCTTGGACAATATTTAAAAAAGATGTAATGAGTAGTGGCGCATTTACTGTATTAAAAACTGAATTGGGCGGTGTTTTAAAACAATTAGATGAAATGAAGAAAACAGGCGAGTACGACAAGCTTGTTGAAAAAGTAGGTAAGGATTTAGTCGAAGGATTTAAAACAGCAGCAGAAGCAGCTAGAGGTTTAAGGGACGTAGGTCGTGATTTATTGCCCATTCTTAAGGCTATTGGTTCTGGCGCTTCGGCCATTGCTGATGCTGTTGGTGGTTATGAAAACTTAGCAAAGATTTTGTTATCTGTTTACATGCTAAATAAAGCGCTACGAATCGGTGCTCCATTGTTAAAAGGTGCAATTGGTGCGGGTGGTTTTGTATTTGATAAAGCGACAGGCGGTTTAGGTGGTAAAGGGAAAGGCGGTATTTCTGACCTAGGTGTAATGCCTGTTTATGTAGTCAATATGGGTGCGGGTGGTATGGGCGGTGGCTTACCTGATGGTGTTGATCCAACAGGTACTAAAAAGGGAGCGTCAAAAGCTTCCCGTATTTTTAATCTTCAAAATCTTGCGGCTCTAGGTACTGTTGGATATGCGGCCAATATGACTTATCAAAATCCTGATGACTGGTTACCGTTTAATCTACGCCGTAAATCAGAGCTTGATCCTACGGCATTGCATGGCATCCCCGCTGCACCTGGTCTGCTTGATGTGCTCGATGACTTTAAAAGATGGTTTGCGGGTTCGCCCTCACCCGATGCCGCCAATGTAGTAAATGCAATGAATACCGTTGGCAGCAAGTTGGCGCTGGATATCTCGGTATCGGATGACCGCATTAAAGTTAAGCCTAAGTCTATCCCGCCTGGCATTGTGATCGATGCCGACACCGGCACCAACTAA
- a CDS encoding phage tail sheath subtilisin-like domain-containing protein, with product MSLGSIPNDIKVPLVYIEIDNSNALSGTPALAQKVLVIGQQLGTGTASPLTLNRITNSESQMDALFGKGSMLARSLKMFRKSNDYTDVYALGVADLSAGSAAKGEITIAATTAKAGVIALLIAGESVQVGVDEAATAATIATAMIAKINANTNLPVTAALKAATTETVELTAKWKGQTTNDIDIRYNYYDGEQLPQGVTLTVVEMTGGAGTPDMDAVIAAIPNEWYNHIVMPYNDTQSMNKLRDELVNRWGPLKMIEGIAYTAFRGTFAESGAFGVARNDYLFTCMGTNKAPHSPWEWAAAYAGQASYSLGIDPARPLQTLVMTSLLPPAKEIQWDPTERNLLLGDGIATYMVTPSGEVAIEREVSMYRENSYGDPDPSYLDITTPATLGYLRYSLRVMVTNRFPRHKLAGDDVLARLDPGQPVVTPKIMRNAMLELANNDWVPKGLMEDFDGFKETLEVYRDSSDQNRLNCVFKPDIVNQFRIFAALMQFKL from the coding sequence ATGTCACTCGGTAGCATTCCTAACGATATTAAAGTCCCTCTCGTTTATATCGAGATCGACAACTCAAACGCGCTGAGCGGTACACCTGCACTGGCGCAAAAGGTATTAGTGATCGGTCAGCAACTTGGAACCGGCACAGCCAGCCCACTAACCCTTAACCGCATTACTAACAGCGAAAGCCAAATGGATGCGCTGTTTGGCAAAGGCTCGATGCTGGCGCGCAGCCTTAAGATGTTCCGCAAGTCAAACGACTATACCGATGTGTATGCCTTGGGGGTTGCAGACTTAAGCGCAGGCAGTGCCGCCAAGGGTGAAATCACCATTGCTGCTACCACAGCCAAGGCGGGCGTGATTGCCTTGCTTATTGCGGGTGAGTCGGTGCAAGTGGGTGTGGATGAAGCGGCAACTGCTGCGACGATCGCCACGGCGATGATTGCTAAGATCAACGCTAACACTAACTTGCCTGTTACTGCTGCACTTAAAGCGGCCACCACTGAAACGGTAGAGCTTACCGCTAAGTGGAAGGGCCAAACTACTAACGATATCGATATTCGTTACAACTACTACGACGGCGAGCAGTTGCCGCAGGGCGTGACCTTAACCGTGGTCGAAATGACGGGCGGTGCCGGAACGCCAGATATGGATGCCGTTATCGCCGCTATTCCAAACGAGTGGTACAACCATATCGTAATGCCATACAACGACACCCAAAGTATGAACAAGCTGCGTGATGAACTAGTCAATCGTTGGGGGCCGCTCAAGATGATTGAGGGCATTGCTTACACTGCGTTCCGTGGCACCTTTGCCGAGTCTGGCGCGTTTGGTGTGGCTCGCAATGACTACCTGTTTACCTGCATGGGTACAAACAAAGCGCCCCACTCACCATGGGAATGGGCTGCTGCCTACGCTGGCCAAGCCTCTTACTCACTGGGTATTGATCCTGCTCGTCCACTGCAAACGCTGGTGATGACAAGCCTGTTACCGCCAGCAAAAGAAATCCAGTGGGACCCAACCGAGCGCAATCTGTTATTAGGTGATGGCATTGCCACTTATATGGTAACGCCAAGCGGTGAAGTGGCGATTGAGCGCGAAGTGTCTATGTATCGCGAAAACAGCTACGGCGATCCAGACCCAAGTTACTTGGATATCACCACGCCAGCGACCTTGGGATACCTGCGTTACTCGCTGCGCGTAATGGTGACTAATCGTTTCCCGCGCCATAAGTTAGCCGGTGATGATGTGCTCGCACGACTTGACCCAGGTCAGCCAGTCGTCACGCCTAAGATCATGCGTAACGCTATGCTCGAATTGGCAAACAATGACTGGGTACCAAAAGGATTAATGGAAGACTTTGACGGCTTTAAAGAGACGCTTGAAGTGTATCGCGATAGCAGCGACCAAAACCGCCTTAACTGCGTGTTCAAGCCTGATATCGTTAACCAGTTCCGTATCTTTGCTGCGTTGATGCAGTTCAAACTCTAA
- a CDS encoding phage baseplate assembly protein V, protein MVTETYINKLLAPIRRRITGMLTRAVVSGIVEDLQRQNLQVKMHADESADNIERFQNYGMSSYPPEGAEAIVAALGGALSGLVAIAVEDKKFRPKGESGDVFLYHLEGHKIRLTKDGKIILTAQDVIFEIENSFTISTTDVIFNASGSFTIISPETLIDGPLHVTGDISTDLGITAVNGITSNSVITGSDLSANNISYLGHIHKDAENRPTTAPE, encoded by the coding sequence ATGGTAACTGAAACCTATATAAATAAGCTGCTTGCACCTATCCGACGCCGCATTACTGGCATGCTCACCCGTGCCGTAGTGAGTGGCATTGTAGAAGACCTACAGCGGCAAAATCTGCAAGTAAAAATGCACGCGGATGAATCAGCAGATAACATTGAGCGCTTTCAAAACTATGGGATGAGTTCGTACCCGCCAGAGGGTGCGGAAGCCATTGTTGCGGCATTGGGTGGCGCGTTATCTGGTTTAGTGGCAATTGCGGTTGAAGATAAAAAATTTAGGCCAAAGGGTGAAAGCGGTGATGTTTTTCTATACCATCTTGAAGGGCATAAGATACGCTTAACCAAAGACGGCAAAATCATCCTCACCGCGCAGGATGTGATCTTCGAAATCGAGAATTCCTTCACCATATCAACAACCGACGTTATTTTTAACGCCTCAGGTTCGTTCACTATCATCTCACCAGAAACATTAATCGACGGCCCGTTACACGTCACTGGTGATATCTCAACTGACTTGGGAATAACAGCAGTTAATGGCATTACTTCAAACAGTGTGATCACTGGTTCTGATTTAAGCGCTAATAACATTAGTTATCTAGGTCATATCCATAAAGACGCAGAGAACAGGCCGACAACCGCACCTGAATAG
- a CDS encoding DNA circularization protein: MAFEDRLTASFRGVEFLLEEADGESGRRAIPHAYPKKEIGYTEDNGKVLTQERISGRVVGADYFEQLQALLEALNKQGPGELVHPWFGIRKVQIGKVSHKLINRVDGTATISFEVFEVGENLFPTAKSDTANQVNTEADATKDAVNNAFEGDFDTGTLDGAGDMVDQFLDDLDELTRGLPSLPDDLRQWTDRLMRTKDSVGELLAYPGDLARETMGLLEDVKSVVKDPIRALDVYANVQSRWQGARAELAITGGLSRNIASEGGVASSVPKFANPSKNAVIAANAEAFKTLALHSSAVSQCYALASADIVQKLDDTEQTVESLSGAERNAILTGQQLKSLGYGIADTLATYAADAVEAGSSAVWRQMRKLRQAVLADTRERAELLPQVSLYQAKQSVPVALVAWQQTGNTERRDSIVQRNGFANPAFILPTDTVEVIS, translated from the coding sequence ATGGCATTCGAAGACCGTTTAACCGCCTCGTTTCGAGGCGTTGAATTTTTACTCGAAGAGGCCGATGGTGAAAGCGGCCGTCGTGCGATCCCCCACGCGTACCCCAAAAAAGAAATTGGTTACACCGAAGATAACGGCAAAGTACTCACCCAAGAGCGTATTAGTGGCCGTGTAGTGGGTGCCGACTATTTTGAGCAATTGCAAGCACTGCTTGAGGCATTAAATAAGCAAGGGCCAGGTGAATTAGTTCACCCTTGGTTTGGTATTCGCAAAGTTCAAATTGGCAAGGTTAGCCACAAGCTGATTAATCGGGTTGATGGTACCGCCACTATTAGCTTTGAAGTGTTCGAAGTCGGTGAAAACTTATTTCCTACTGCTAAATCGGATACCGCTAACCAAGTTAATACTGAGGCTGATGCTACAAAGGATGCAGTCAATAACGCTTTTGAGGGGGACTTTGATACAGGCACTCTAGACGGTGCCGGCGATATGGTAGATCAGTTTTTAGATGACCTCGATGAACTCACCCGCGGCTTGCCATCATTACCAGATGACTTACGCCAGTGGACGGATCGCTTAATGCGCACTAAAGACAGCGTAGGTGAGCTGCTTGCGTACCCTGGCGATTTAGCGCGTGAGACCATGGGCTTATTAGAAGACGTTAAGAGCGTAGTAAAAGACCCGATCCGCGCCCTTGATGTTTACGCCAATGTTCAAAGCCGTTGGCAAGGTGCTCGGGCAGAACTCGCTATTACGGGCGGCTTATCGCGCAATATCGCCAGTGAAGGCGGCGTGGCTTCGTCCGTACCTAAGTTTGCTAACCCCTCTAAAAATGCCGTGATTGCGGCCAATGCTGAGGCATTTAAAACCCTAGCATTACATAGTTCGGCAGTGTCGCAATGTTACGCCTTGGCCAGTGCTGACATAGTGCAAAAGCTGGATGATACCGAGCAAACCGTCGAGAGCTTATCGGGTGCAGAACGCAACGCTATTTTAACGGGCCAACAGCTTAAAAGCCTAGGCTATGGCATTGCCGACACTCTAGCCACTTATGCTGCTGATGCGGTTGAGGCTGGCAGTTCTGCCGTGTGGCGACAAATGCGCAAGCTACGCCAAGCAGTGCTTGCTGATACCCGCGAACGCGCTGAGCTATTACCGCAGGTAAGCTTATATCAAGCTAAACAGTCGGTGCCTGTGGCATTGGTGGCATGGCAGCAAACTGGTAATACCGAGCGCCGCGATAGCATAGTGCAGCGTAATGGCTTTGCTAACCCTGCGTTTATTTTGCCCACTGATACCGTAGAGGTGATCAGCTAA
- a CDS encoding phage tail assembly protein, which produces MAVLTFELQKGFQVGENTHFEVGLRELTPKDVFDAQMASEHVTILDNRPYAYISNAQFGMELLCRQVEFIGSVNGPFTVKELLKLDIKDFELLQAKSEELDKMMIPQEVLDGISQRGEH; this is translated from the coding sequence ATGGCCGTTCTTACCTTTGAATTACAAAAAGGTTTTCAAGTGGGTGAGAACACCCACTTTGAAGTCGGCCTTCGTGAGCTTACGCCAAAAGATGTATTTGATGCGCAAATGGCTTCAGAGCATGTGACTATTCTTGATAATCGCCCATATGCCTATATCAGCAATGCTCAATTTGGTATGGAACTATTGTGTCGCCAAGTTGAATTTATTGGCTCTGTTAATGGACCGTTTACAGTCAAAGAACTTTTAAAGCTAGACATAAAAGATTTTGAGTTATTACAGGCCAAGTCTGAAGAGCTAGATAAAATGATGATCCCGCAAGAAGTATTGGATGGTATTTCTCAACGGGGGGAGCATTAA